Below is a window of Rodentibacter sp. JRC1 DNA.
CGTGATACCAACGCGCCAGCGCATAATCGGCGGAGTTTGCCACACAAGGAACATAAATTTGTACATCACGGGCTTGACCGATACGATCCAGACGCCCGATACATTGCTCTAATAAATCAGGATTATGCGGTAAATCAAATAACACCAAGGTATTGGCAAATTGGAAGTTACGCCCCTCTGAACCGATACCGGAACTCAGTAACACCTGTGCCCCTTGCGCCATATCGGCAAAGTAGGCAGCGGCACGATCACGCTCGATAATTGACATTTTTTCATGGAATACCGCCGCACGAATCGCCTCTTTTTCACGCAGAAGTTGCTCTAACCTCATTGCCGTTTGCGCGCTTTGGCAAATGACGAAAATTTTTTCATCACGTTGTGTTTTAAGGAAATTCAGCAGCCATTGCATTTTGCTATCTTGCGCTTGGTTTTCGCTTTCCACTGTAAGTGTAATTTGATGATAAATACGATGTGGAAAACCTTTTACGCCTTGACGGGTGTTGCGAAACAACACACGACTGGTGCCGTGCCGATCGATAAGGTTTTGAATGAGTTCTTGACGGGCAGATTGCTGCTCTTCTTCATTATGGGAATCAATGGCTCGGAACAGCGGTTCTACGTCTTGTTCGCTTAATAAATCGGAAATATGGTTTTTTTCAACCGCACTTAACGATTTATCCGCCAGCAACGATTGCACTGCATCCGCAACAGGTTGATAATTTTGTTGCTCTTTTTGGAATGTCGCATAATCGAAAAAACGTTCGGGATCGAGCAATCGTAAACGGGCGAAGTGGCTTTCTTGCCCTAACTGTTCAGGAGTCGCCGTGAGCAATAATACGGAAGGAATAGTCTGCGCAAGTCGTTCCACCAATAAATAAGCGTGGCTCGGTGCATTTTCGTTCCAAACAAGATGATGAGCTTCATCTACAATCAAACAATCAAAACCGGCGGCAAGGGCTTGCTCTGCACGTTTTGGTGAATTGACCAACCAATCTAACGCACAAATTATCAAGGATTCCGAAGCAAAGGGATTTTCTCCGGTGGTCACGAAATCGGCGCAACGTTCTTCATCAAATAATGAAAAATGTAAGTTAAAGCGGCGTAACATTTCAACTAACCATTGATGTTGCAAGCTTTCAGGCACGAGAATAAGGACGCGTTGCACTTTCTCGGCGAACAATTGATTTTGTAGAATCATTCCGGCTTCAATGGTTTTTCCTAATCCTACTTCATCGGCAAGTAGCACACGAGGATTCACACGCTTACCCACTTCGGCGGCGATATGCAATTGATGAGGAATTAGACCTGCGCGAATACCGCGTAACCCACGGAGTGGCGATTGAAATTGTGCCTGTTGATGTTTCAGCGTGCGATAACGTAGCGCAAAATGATGGCTGCGATCCAATTGTGCGGAAAAAAGACGATCTTTTGCCGAACTGAACGAAATAAGGGGGGAAATATCCTTTTCTTGCACGACCACTTGCTCGCCTTGCGGGTTTTCTACCAAGTAAAAATTTAGGTTTTTTAGGGTTTGAATATCGACGATTTTCCCTTGCCAACCTGCTTTATGCGTCAGCATTTCGCCCTTGTTAAATTGAATACGTGTAAGTGGTGCTTGTGTTATTGAGTAAATACGGGTTTCATCCGCCGCAGGGAAGTGAAGGCTCACCGTGCGGGCATCAAAATCGGTAACTATACCTAATCCAAGATTATTTTCACTTTCACTTAACCAACGCTGACCAAGGGCAAAAGGCATCATATTGTTTTTCCATTTATTAAAATTCGGGCGGCTATTTTAGTCCGATTGAAAGGGAAAGCAATGAAAAAACGTGATCTACTTCATAATTACGGGATTCTTACGAATCACTCCTTTACTTTAAAAAAGTGCGGTGTGAAAATGGCACAAATTTTCATCTCACGGAGTAAATTATGGATTGGTCTGAACGTCTTAAGCGCGAATTTCTATTAGGCTGGAAGCCTTTTGAAATTATTTGGCTTGCAGCTTTTATCATTGCGCAAATTTGGGTATATACGCAGGCACCGGATTCTTGGTTGGCAATGGTTTCCGGTATTGCCGGTATTTTGTGCGTGGTGCTGGTGAGTAAAGGAAAAATCAGTAACTATTTCTTCGGTTTAATTTTTGCTTATACCTATTTTTATGTGGCTTGGGGGGCAAATTTCTTAGGCGAAATGAATACCGTGCTTTATGTCTATTTGCCGGCGCAGTTTATCGGTTATTTTATGTGGAAAAATAACATGCAAAATGACAATGGCGGCGAAAGTGTAATGGCAAAAGCTTTAACGCTAAAAGGCTGGGGCGTTTTACTGGTAACGATAACTATCGGCACATTGCTATTCGTACAAGCCTTGCAAGCCGCAGGTGGAAGCTCAACGGGTTTGGACGGCTTAACTACCGTGATAACGGTGAGCGCGCAGTTATTGATGATATTACGTTACCGCGAACAATGGTTGCTATGGATTGCATTAAATATTCTTTCCATCGCGCTTTGGGCAGAAACACCGGCAATGTATTTAATGTATTCGGCGTATTTGTTGAACTCTATTTACGGTTATTACAACTGGACGAAGTTATCAAAACAGACTGAAAACTAACCGCACTTAAAAAAGATTCCGTAGGGTGCGTTAGGCTTGCCGTAACGCACCAAACTTGGATTTAACGGTACGTTACGCCTTTGGCTAACACACCCTACTCTGTTTTGTGCAACTGGTGCATAATATCACTATAGTGTAGAAAAGGCGAACTTTTGGGCTCGCCTTTTTCGTTAAAATTTTAGGTAAAACTCTTTGGTTAACGCGATAAATTCCACTGTGTATCGGTCGTTTTCATCGTAAATGGCAAGATGATCTCTCTCTAAAAGCAAAGGCTGTTTGGCAAACGTGATAAGCATTCGTTGCGGTGTTTTGCCGATTTTAGTGATGATTTCCGTTTGTTTAATGCAATAAAGTGCGGTGGATTTTACCAGTGTTTTTGCAGCCTCATAAGGCAACACAAAACTGATTTTGCCTTGTTCCGATAACCGAGATTCCGCACACCGAAGCCATTCCGAATGACTTTGTTGGGTATAACGCGCTAGTTTCCGTTCTTCATTTTTACAGGCGACACCTTGTTTAAAGTAAGGCGGATTTGCCACAATGAGATCAAAGGTTTCCTGCGTTGTTCGCAAAAAACGCAAGACATCATCTTGTACTAATTTAATACGTGTTTGCCAAGGTGAACGTTCAATGTTTTCTTGTGCTTGTTGTGCGGAAAATGTATCCAATTCTACGGCATAAATGCGGCAATCCGGCGTACTGCGTTGCGCTAACATTAATGCCAATAGTCCTGTTCCACAGCCCATATCTAAGATTTTTTTGCACTGGGATATCTCTGCCCAAGCGCCGAGCAAAATACCGTCGGTGCCGACTTTCATCGCACATTGTTGTTGATTGATATGAAATTGTTTAAAGGTGAAACTGCTCATAAAATATTTCGTAAATTGACCGCACTTTAGGCGGCTTTTCGGGTATAATCCGCGCCAATCTTAACAAAGAACCGCATAATAATGAATTTATCCCGATTTGAACAATTCGATCTTTCCCCCGAACTTCTCAAAGCCCTAGATAAAAAAGGCTATTCCCGCCCGACAGCCATCCAACTTGGAGCTATTCCGGCAGCAATGGAAGAGCGTGATGTGTTGGGTTCCGCACCGACCGGCACGGGGAAAACCGCAGCGTTTTTATTGCCGGCATTACAACATTTGTTAGATACTCCCCGCCGTAAACCCGGGCCGCCGCGTATTTTAATACTGACACCAACGCGTGAACTGGCAATCCAAGTTGCGGAACAAGCGGAGGAATTGTCGCAATTTACCCATTTGAAGATTGCAACAATCACAGGTGGCGTAGCGTACCAGAATCACGGTGAAGTATTCAATACCAATCAAGATCTTGTTGTGGCAACACCGGGGCGTTTATTGCAATACATTCAAGAAGAAAACTTTGATTGTCGTTCGGTGGAGATTTTGATCTTTGACGAAGCGGATAGAATGTTACAAATGGGCTTTGGACAAGATGCGGAAAAAATTGCAGCGGAAACCCGTTGGCGCAAACAAACTTTGCTTTTCTCAGCCACTCTTGAGGGCGAATTATTGATCGATTTTACCAAGCGTTTGTTAAATGATCCGGTCAAAATAGAGTCTGAACCAAGTCGCCGTGAACGCAAGAAGATCAATCAATGGTATTACCACGCAGACAGTAAAGAACACAAAATTAAATTGCTTGCCCGTTTTATTGAAACGGAAGAGGTAAGCCGAGGAATTGTTTTTGTACGCCGCCGTGAAGAGGCTCGAGAACTTTCAGAAACCTTGCGAAAGCGTGGTATTCGTTCCACTTATTTGGAAGGTGAAATGGCGCAAACTCAGCGCAATAACGCCATTGATAAACTTAAATCAGGTGTTGTAACGGTATTGGTGGCAACGGATGTTGCGGCACGTGGCATTGATATTGATGATATTACCCACGTGTTGAATTTTGACCTACCATATAGCGCAGATACTTATTTGCACCGTATCGGACGTACTGCCCGTGCCGGCAAAAAAGGCACGGCGGTTTCTTTTGTGGAAGCGCACGATTATAAATTACTCGGCAAAATCAAACGTTATACGGAAGAAATTTTAAAAGCACGTATTTTAGAGGGATTAGAACCTCGCACTAAACCACCAAAAGACGGCGAAGTAAAATCCGTCAGTAAAAAACAAAAAGCACGAATTAAAGAAAAACGTGAAGAAAAGAAAAAAGCCGAAACGAAGAAAAAGACAAAATTGCGCCATAAAGATACAAAAAATATCGGCAAACGCCGTAAACCGAGTTCAATACAGGAAGGTTAGAAATAAGTGCGGTTGAAATTTGGGGAATTATGTAGGGGTAGGGTGCGTTAGGCGAAGCCGTAACGCACCTTTCTATTAATTCATCAATCAATTTCATTGCGGTGCGTTACGGCTTCGCCTAACGCACCCTACAATGATTATAGCCAGACTTTGGCTGGCTATAATAAAAAACCGCACCTTTGAAGTGCGGTTTTTTTCAAGCTGTTTTTATTACGCTAATTTTTTGATTTGTGCAGCTAATTTAGATTTATGGTTGGCTGCTTTGTTAGCGTGGATTAAGCCTTTAGATGCCATACGGTCAACAACTTTTTGCATTTCAATGAATGCTGCTTCGGCTGCTGCTTTTTCACCTGCTGCTACTTGAGCATATACTTTTTTGATGTAAGTACGCATCATAGAGCGTTGGCTTGCGTTGTGTTGGCGACGTTTTTCAGATTGGATCGCACGTTTTTTTGCTGACTTGATATTAGCCAAGGTCAAACTCCTAAAATTTCTGTTAATTGATAGACAAAATAAAGGGCGTCAATATGCCGATTTTTTATACTTTTGTCAATGGAATATTTGTGTTGATTTCGGTGAGACACAACCGAAAGTAAGCATCGTTATTTTCACAAGCGCTTTCAATAGGGGCTCACACAAACGATGTGGGGCGGATTTTATCAGTTTTTTTTGGCGGAATATAGCGTAAAAACAAAATTTCTATACAATTAGGCAAAATTTTTCAGCCAAGAGAACAGTATTTTGAGTAAACGACTTTTGAAATCGGGTGTGATTGTCAGCAGTATGACCTTATTATCACGTATATTGGGTTTAGTCCGTGATGTGGTTATCGCTCATCTTATCGGTGCCGGAGCGGCGGCAGATGTCTTTTTATTTGCCAATCGCATCCCTAATTTTCTGCGCCGTTTATTTGCCGAGGGGGCATTTTCTCAAGCTTTTGTTCCCGTATTGGCTGAATATCGCAAATCAGGTGATATTGATAAAACCCGTGAGTTTATTGGTAAAGTTTCGGGCACATTAGGCGGTTTGGTGAGTATTGTGACGATTCTTGCAATGTTGGGCTCGCCCGTTGTTGCCGCATTATTTGGAATGGGCTGGTTTACCGATTGGTTAAATGATGGCCCTGATGCACATAAGTTTGAACAAGCCTCATTATTGCTCAAAATCACTTTCCCTTATTTATGGTTTGTTACCTTTGTGGCGTTATCCGGGGCGGTATTGAATACGCTCGGTAAATTCGGTGTGATGTCTTTCTCTCCCGTGTTGTTAAATATTGCGATGATTGCGACCGCACTTTTCCTTGCGCCGCAAATGGATAATCCCGATCTTGCCCTTGCTATCGGTATTTTTATTGGCGGGTTATTGCAATTTTTGTTTCAAATTCCCTTTATGAAAAAAGCCGGGCTATTGGTGAAACCCAAATGGGCTTGGCACGATGAAGGCGTGGTGAAAATCCGTAAGCTGATGATTCCGGCATTGTTCGGTGTATCGGTAAGCCAAATCAATTTATTGCTGGATACAGTGATTGCCAGTTTTCTTATGACAGGATCTATCAGTTGGCTTTATTATTCTGATCGCTTACTTGAATTTCCTCTCGGTTTGTTCGGTATTGCCATTTCCACGGTTATTTTACCGACACTTGCCCGTCATCACGTTAATCGTGAAGAAGATTCCGCGCAAAGTGCGTTGAATTTCCGAAACACAATGGATTGGGGGGTGCGTATGATTTTATTACTCGGCGTGCCGGCTGCGGTTGGCATTGCAGTGTTAGCGAAACCGATGTTACTTACTTTGTTTATGCGCGGCAGTTTCACCCTAAATGATGTGCATTCGGCAGCTTATTCTTTATGGGCGTTCAATGCGGGTTTATTGAGTTTTATGTTGATTAAAATTCTCGCAAACGGTTATTACGCCCGCCAAGATACGAAAACACCGGTGAAAATAGGGATTATCGCGATGGTGAGTAATATGGGATTTAATGCTTTGGCGATTCCCTTTAGTTATGTCGGGTTAGCGATTGCTTCTGCAATGTCGGCGACACTTAACGCTTATCTGCTTTATCGCGGTTTGGCGAAAACGGATGTGTATCGTTTCTCACGCAAAAGTGCGGTCTTTTTTGCGAAAGTTTTATTTGCCGCACTCGCTATGGGGGCTGCCGTATGGTATTACGTTCCGGCGATTAACGAATGGGCTGCAATGAGTTTTATGATGCGCGTGCATTGGCTGGGTTGGCTTATCGCCTTAGCTGTGATTGTTTATGGGATAATGTTGATTTTATTAGGTATTCGCAAGCACCACTTGCTGACAAGAAACTAACTTACCGCTATAATGCCGAAATTCTGTTATTTTCGTGGATAAGGACATGCAATTAATTCGTGGGCTACGCAATGTAAGCCGGGTTTCTCAAGGTTGCGCGCTAACAATCGGCAACTTTGATGGCGTGCATTTAGGGCATCAAGCCGTGTTGCGACATCTTCGCCAAAAAGCCGATGAATTACATTTGCCGATGGCAGTATTGTTATTTGAACCGCAGCCCCGCGAATATTTTATGACTGAAAATGCACCGGCGCGTTTAATGCGTTTGCGTGATAAACTCCACTATTTGCAACAAGCGAAAGTTGATGTTGTCGTCGTCCAAAAATTTGACCGCACTTTTGCCAAACAACCTCCTGAGCAATTTATTGAAGAAGGTTTAGTCAAACGATTAAATGTAAAATTTTTAAGCATTGGTGATGATTTCAGATTTGGTTTGAATCGCCAAGGCAGCTTTGCGATGTTGCAGGAAGCAGGCAAACGGTTCGGTTTTACGGTGGAAGATAATCACAGTTTCTGTTTTAATGCACAACGCATTAGTAGTACGGCTATTCGTGAGGCCCTAGGTTCCGATGATTTATGTTTTGCGGAACGTTTGCTCGGTAAACCTTATCGAATTTTCGGGCGGGTGATTCATGGCAATAAATTAGGCAGAACCATTGGTTTCCCCACGGCAAATATCCGTTTACACCGCCAAGTGAACCCTGTTAAGGGCGTGTATGCCGTTAAAGTGCGGTTAAAATCCGGCGAGATTTTCAATGGTGTGGCAAATATTGGGAAACGCCCGACAATCAATGGGACAATTCAATTATTGGAAGTGTACTTATTTGATTTCTCACGAGACATTTATGGCGAACATATTGAAATTGAGTTCTGCCATAAAATTAGAAATGAAATAAAATTTCCTTCTTTTGATGCTTTAAAAGCACAAATTGAATGTGATGTGGAAACAGCGAAAGCGTTTTTTAGTAAGAATTTAAAAATGTAAAAATTGGGAAATAAAATGACAGTTGATTACAAAAACACTCTTAATCTACCGGAAACAGGCTTTCCGATGCGTGGCGATTTGGCGAAACGCGAGCCTGTGATGCTGAAAAATTGGTATGAGAAAAAGCTTTACCAAAAAATTCGTCAGGCTTCCAAAGGCAAAAAATCCTTTATTTTGCATGATGGCCCTCCGTATGCGAACGGCAGTATTCATATCGGTCATGCTGTCAATAAAATTCTGAAAGATATTATCATTAAATCAAAAACCGCATTAGGTTTTGATTCTCCTTATATTCCGGGCTGGGATTGTCATGGCTTGCCGATTGAATTAAAAGTAGAAGGCTTGGTAGGCAAACCGAATGAGAAAGTTTCGGCAGCGGAATTTCGTCAAAAATGTCGAGAATATGCTGCAGAGCAAGTGGAAGGACAAAAGAAAGATTTTATCCGTTTAGGCGTATTGGGCGATTGGGATAATCCGTATTTAACGATGAATTTCGATACGGAAGCCAATATTATCCGCACGCTGGGTAAAGTGATTGAGAACGGTCATTTATACAAAGGTTCTAAGCCGGTTCACTGGTGCTTGGATTGTGGCTCTTCTTTGGCGGAAGCGGAAGTGGAATACGAAGATAAAGTCTCTCCGTCAATTTATGTGCGTTTTCCGGCGGAAAGTGCGGTCGAAATTGAAGCTAAATTTAATGCGCAAGGAAAAGGCGAGGGGAAAATTTCTGCGGTGATTTGGACAACCACACCTTGGACAATTCCATCAAATCGAGCTATAGCGGTTAATGCCGAACTTGAATATCAATTGATTCAGCTTGGCGATGAACGGGTGATTTTAGCGGCTGAACTGGTGGAATCCGTGGCGAAAGCCGTCGGCATTGAAAATGTGGAAGTATTGGGTTCGGCAAAAGGCAAAACACTTGAGCTTACCCGTTTCCATCATCCGTTCTATGATTATACCGTACCTGTGATTTTAGGTGATCACGTTACCACAGACGGCGGTACGGGATTGGTTCATACCGCACCGGATCACGGTTTAGACGATTTTATCGTCAGTAAACAATATGATTTACCGATGGCGGGGTTAGTGTCTAATGACGGCAAGTTTATTTCGAGTACGCCGTTTTTTGCAGGAAAAGGTGTGTTTGAAGCCAATCCGCTTGTGGTAGAAAAATTGCAAGAAGCAGGCAATTTACTGAAAGTTGAAAAAATTAAGCATAGTTACCCACATTGTTGGCGTCATAAAACGCCGATTATCTTCCGTGCCACACCGCAATGGTTTATCGGTATGGATGTGCAAGGCTTACGCCCGCAAGCATTAGGCGAAATTAAACAAGTGCGTTGGATTCCCGATTGGGGACAAGCCCGCATTGAAAAAATGGTGGAAAATCGCCCTGATTGGTGTATTTCCCGTCAGCGTACTTGGGGCGTGCCGATGACGATGTTTGTACATAAAGAAACGGAAGAATTGCACCCGCGCACATTAGAATTACTCGAAGAAGTGGCAAAACGGGTAGAAAAAGCCGGTATTCAGGCTTGGTGGGACTTAGACGAGAAGGAATTATTGGGTGCGGATGCGGAACGTTATCGTAAAGTGCCGGATACCCTAGATGTATGGTTTGACTCGGGTTCAACTTATTCTTCTGTGGTGGCGAACCGCCCTGAATTTAACGGCAATAGTGCGGATATGTACTTGGAAGGCTCCGATCAACATCGTGGTTGGTTTATGTCGTCATTGATGCTTTCTACGGCAACGGATAACAAAGCACCTTATAAACAGGTTCTCACACATGGCTTCACTGTGGATGGGCAAGGCCGTAAAATGTCGAAATCTATCGGTAATATCGTTACTCCGCAGGAGGTCATGGATAAATTCGGCGGTGATATTTTACGTTTATGGGTGGCATCTACCGATTACACCGGGGAAATGACCGTAT
It encodes the following:
- the rpsT gene encoding 30S ribosomal protein S20, whose amino-acid sequence is MANIKSAKKRAIQSEKRRQHNASQRSMMRTYIKKVYAQVAAGEKAAAEAAFIEMQKVVDRMASKGLIHANKAANHKSKLAAQIKKLA
- a CDS encoding tRNA1(Val) (adenine(37)-N6)-methyltransferase; the protein is MSSFTFKQFHINQQQCAMKVGTDGILLGAWAEISQCKKILDMGCGTGLLALMLAQRSTPDCRIYAVELDTFSAQQAQENIERSPWQTRIKLVQDDVLRFLRTTQETFDLIVANPPYFKQGVACKNEERKLARYTQQSHSEWLRCAESRLSEQGKISFVLPYEAAKTLVKSTALYCIKQTEIITKIGKTPQRMLITFAKQPLLLERDHLAIYDENDRYTVEFIALTKEFYLKF
- the ileS gene encoding isoleucine--tRNA ligase — protein: MTVDYKNTLNLPETGFPMRGDLAKREPVMLKNWYEKKLYQKIRQASKGKKSFILHDGPPYANGSIHIGHAVNKILKDIIIKSKTALGFDSPYIPGWDCHGLPIELKVEGLVGKPNEKVSAAEFRQKCREYAAEQVEGQKKDFIRLGVLGDWDNPYLTMNFDTEANIIRTLGKVIENGHLYKGSKPVHWCLDCGSSLAEAEVEYEDKVSPSIYVRFPAESAVEIEAKFNAQGKGEGKISAVIWTTTPWTIPSNRAIAVNAELEYQLIQLGDERVILAAELVESVAKAVGIENVEVLGSAKGKTLELTRFHHPFYDYTVPVILGDHVTTDGGTGLVHTAPDHGLDDFIVSKQYDLPMAGLVSNDGKFISSTPFFAGKGVFEANPLVVEKLQEAGNLLKVEKIKHSYPHCWRHKTPIIFRATPQWFIGMDVQGLRPQALGEIKQVRWIPDWGQARIEKMVENRPDWCISRQRTWGVPMTMFVHKETEELHPRTLELLEEVAKRVEKAGIQAWWDLDEKELLGADAERYRKVPDTLDVWFDSGSTYSSVVANRPEFNGNSADMYLEGSDQHRGWFMSSLMLSTATDNKAPYKQVLTHGFTVDGQGRKMSKSIGNIVTPQEVMDKFGGDILRLWVASTDYTGEMTVSDEILKRAADSYRRIRNTARFLLANLNGFDPTRDLVQAEEMVSLDRWAVSCALEAQKEIIEAYDNYQFHAVVQRLMRFCSVEMGSFYLDIIKDRQYTTKADSLARRSCQTALWHIAEALVRWMAPILSFTADEIWQYLPKTKNERAEFVFTEEFYTGLFGLGENEKLDDAYWQQLINVRSEVNCMLEIARNEKVIGGGLEAEVTLYANDEYRTLLEQLGDELRFVLITSKATVKPLADKPSDVMVGELEGIAINVVRSSGEKCPRCWHYSDKIGVNPAHSALCPRCVENVAGNGEVRRFA
- the ribF gene encoding bifunctional riboflavin kinase/FAD synthetase → MQLIRGLRNVSRVSQGCALTIGNFDGVHLGHQAVLRHLRQKADELHLPMAVLLFEPQPREYFMTENAPARLMRLRDKLHYLQQAKVDVVVVQKFDRTFAKQPPEQFIEEGLVKRLNVKFLSIGDDFRFGLNRQGSFAMLQEAGKRFGFTVEDNHSFCFNAQRISSTAIREALGSDDLCFAERLLGKPYRIFGRVIHGNKLGRTIGFPTANIRLHRQVNPVKGVYAVKVRLKSGEIFNGVANIGKRPTINGTIQLLEVYLFDFSRDIYGEHIEIEFCHKIRNEIKFPSFDALKAQIECDVETAKAFFSKNLKM
- the murJ gene encoding murein biosynthesis integral membrane protein MurJ → MSKRLLKSGVIVSSMTLLSRILGLVRDVVIAHLIGAGAAADVFLFANRIPNFLRRLFAEGAFSQAFVPVLAEYRKSGDIDKTREFIGKVSGTLGGLVSIVTILAMLGSPVVAALFGMGWFTDWLNDGPDAHKFEQASLLLKITFPYLWFVTFVALSGAVLNTLGKFGVMSFSPVLLNIAMIATALFLAPQMDNPDLALAIGIFIGGLLQFLFQIPFMKKAGLLVKPKWAWHDEGVVKIRKLMIPALFGVSVSQINLLLDTVIASFLMTGSISWLYYSDRLLEFPLGLFGIAISTVILPTLARHHVNREEDSAQSALNFRNTMDWGVRMILLLGVPAAVGIAVLAKPMLLTLFMRGSFTLNDVHSAAYSLWAFNAGLLSFMLIKILANGYYARQDTKTPVKIGIIAMVSNMGFNALAIPFSYVGLAIASAMSATLNAYLLYRGLAKTDVYRFSRKSAVFFAKVLFAALAMGAAVWYYVPAINEWAAMSFMMRVHWLGWLIALAVIVYGIMLILLGIRKHHLLTRN
- the srmB gene encoding ATP-dependent RNA helicase SrmB, coding for MNLSRFEQFDLSPELLKALDKKGYSRPTAIQLGAIPAAMEERDVLGSAPTGTGKTAAFLLPALQHLLDTPRRKPGPPRILILTPTRELAIQVAEQAEELSQFTHLKIATITGGVAYQNHGEVFNTNQDLVVATPGRLLQYIQEENFDCRSVEILIFDEADRMLQMGFGQDAEKIAAETRWRKQTLLFSATLEGELLIDFTKRLLNDPVKIESEPSRRERKKINQWYYHADSKEHKIKLLARFIETEEVSRGIVFVRRREEARELSETLRKRGIRSTYLEGEMAQTQRNNAIDKLKSGVVTVLVATDVAARGIDIDDITHVLNFDLPYSADTYLHRIGRTARAGKKGTAVSFVEAHDYKLLGKIKRYTEEILKARILEGLEPRTKPPKDGEVKSVSKKQKARIKEKREEKKKAETKKKTKLRHKDTKNIGKRRKPSSIQEG
- the rapA gene encoding RNA polymerase-associated protein RapA, translated to MPFALGQRWLSESENNLGLGIVTDFDARTVSLHFPAADETRIYSITQAPLTRIQFNKGEMLTHKAGWQGKIVDIQTLKNLNFYLVENPQGEQVVVQEKDISPLISFSSAKDRLFSAQLDRSHHFALRYRTLKHQQAQFQSPLRGLRGIRAGLIPHQLHIAAEVGKRVNPRVLLADEVGLGKTIEAGMILQNQLFAEKVQRVLILVPESLQHQWLVEMLRRFNLHFSLFDEERCADFVTTGENPFASESLIICALDWLVNSPKRAEQALAAGFDCLIVDEAHHLVWNENAPSHAYLLVERLAQTIPSVLLLTATPEQLGQESHFARLRLLDPERFFDYATFQKEQQNYQPVADAVQSLLADKSLSAVEKNHISDLLSEQDVEPLFRAIDSHNEEEQQSARQELIQNLIDRHGTSRVLFRNTRQGVKGFPHRIYHQITLTVESENQAQDSKMQWLLNFLKTQRDEKIFVICQSAQTAMRLEQLLREKEAIRAAVFHEKMSIIERDRAAAYFADMAQGAQVLLSSGIGSEGRNFQFANTLVLFDLPHNPDLLEQCIGRLDRIGQARDVQIYVPCVANSADYALARWYHEGLNAFEQTCPMGMTLFEHFAEPLQKVRSNLTALSEINTLITETKKARERLKRELEQGRDRLLELNSNGGEQAQQLAQEIAAQDNEVELVNFALDLFDIIGVEQDDLGENSLVITPTGTMLVPDFPGLKEEGVTVTFDRNLALAREELEFLTWDHPMIRQGIDLIASGDIGKAAMALLINKQLPAGTLLLELVYVVETQSPKGLQLNRFLPPTPIRLLLDNKGNNIAEQVAFETLQSKLKPLGKDVANKMIKMARPTLEQLLVMGEKKVQSLAQTTISEAQRSADYALSAELNRLQALQAVNKNIRQSEIDILEAQRAQSLQELSKATWRLDSLRVIITNKE
- the pnuC gene encoding nicotinamide riboside transporter PnuC, whose amino-acid sequence is MDWSERLKREFLLGWKPFEIIWLAAFIIAQIWVYTQAPDSWLAMVSGIAGILCVVLVSKGKISNYFFGLIFAYTYFYVAWGANFLGEMNTVLYVYLPAQFIGYFMWKNNMQNDNGGESVMAKALTLKGWGVLLVTITIGTLLFVQALQAAGGSSTGLDGLTTVITVSAQLLMILRYREQWLLWIALNILSIALWAETPAMYLMYSAYLLNSIYGYYNWTKLSKQTEN